A stretch of Gossypium hirsutum isolate 1008001.06 chromosome A06, Gossypium_hirsutum_v2.1, whole genome shotgun sequence DNA encodes these proteins:
- the LOC107962080 gene encoding TPD1 protein homolog 1, which yields MAPALGSPQQKRLGNALTFMALLLLLFFVEESIQGEETVSQGSIKNIVFSKKNNTSAVARKLLQSTEDGDANRIGTACTKDDIVIFQGSTAPLPNGIPSYTVQIMNVCLSGCSISNIHVSCGWFSSVRLINPTVFRRLYYDDCLVNDGEPLGPGECLSFEYANTFSYPLSVSSAASC from the exons ATGGCACCTGCTCTGGGAAGCCCGCAACAGAAAAGACTTGGCAATGCCCTAACCTTTATGGCTTTGCTATTGCTACTTTTCTTCG TGGAGGAGTCAATCCAAGGTGAAGAAACAGTGAGTCAAGGAAGCATTAAAAATATAGTCTTTTCCAAGAAGAACAATACATCTGCCGTTGCTCGGAAGCTGCTGCAGTCCACTG AGGACGGCGATGCTAATCGAATAGGCACGGCATGCACGAAGGACGACATCGTGATATTCCAAGGCTCCACGGCGCCGCTTCCCAATGGAATCCCGTCCTACACCGTTCAAATCATGAACGTGTGCTTGTCGGGTTGCAGTATCTCCAACATTCACGTCAGTTGTGGATGGTTCAGTTCGGTGAGGTTGATAAATCCCACGGTGTTTAGGCGACTCTACTATGACGATTGCCTTGTGAATGATGGGGAGCCTCTTGGACCTGGTGAATGCCTCTCCTTCGAATATGCCAATACTTTTAGCTACCCTCTCTCCGTGTCATCTGCAGCCTCCTGCTAA
- the LOC107962079 gene encoding uncharacterized protein ycf33: MSSNPERELTQVSSSGFSRFVVVGAVSMGLALLLMEADVQKALALGPEGPLMEEFWENVRRYALYALTVSTGAIYTIFQPILELLKNPISAILILVIMGGSLYIVSQILSAMFGVTDFTYTYGY; encoded by the coding sequence ATGTCAAGTAACCCCGAAAGGGAGCTTACTCAAGTTTCTTCAAGTGGGTTTTCACGGTTTGTGGTAGTAGGAGCTGTTTCTATGGGTTTGGCATTGCTCCTAATGGAAGCGGATGTCCAAAAGGCTTTGGCGTTGGGTCCTGAAGGGCCATTAATGGAGGAGTTTTGGGAGAATGTGAGGAGATACGCACTTTATGCGCTTACGGTCAGTACTGGGGCTATATACACTATCTTCCAGCCTATACTGGAGTTGTTGAAGAACCCCATCTCTGCAATTCTTATATTGGTGATTATGGGTGGCAGTCTCTATATCGTTTCCCAAATACTTTCCGCCATGTTTGGAGTAACCGATTTTACTTACACTTATGGATATTAG